A window of Candidatus Methylomirabilota bacterium genomic DNA:
GACGCTCTCGCCCCGTTCGGAGCGCGCGTGACCTCCCAGCCCATTACCCCCGAGGTCGTGCTGAAGGCGTTGGGCGCGCTTTAGAACGGCTGCGCCGGGCGAAGGGAGACCTTCATGAGCCTGCGTCCCATGACCGTGCTGATGCCGTTCTACACGCCGTTCTACGCGCCGCTCGCGGCGGGCGCGGCGCTGGGGCACTTCCGCGAGGAGGGGCTCGACGTCAGGTGGCAGACGGCGGCCGCCTTCGGGAAGAGCACGGTCCAGGCCCTGCTCGACGGCAGTATCGAGATCACGCTGGGCGGTCTGATGCGGAGCTTCGATCTGGCGGACCGCGAGGACCGGGTCCTCCCGCACTTCGCCGAGGTTTGCAGCCGGAGCGGCTTCTTCCTCCTGGGCCGCGCGCCGATGCCGGGGTTCCGCTGGTC
This region includes:
- a CDS encoding ABC transporter substrate-binding protein — encoded protein: MSLRPMTVLMPFYTPFYAPLAAGAALGHFREEGLDVRWQTAAAFGKSTVQALLDGSIEITLGGLMRSFDLADREDRVLPHFAEVCSRSGFFLLGRAPMPGFRWSDLVGKTVIGFAEAPTPWQCMLMVLRRNGVDAAAVRIERERHVPEALAAFRDGHGDFLEQTQ